The proteins below are encoded in one region of Rana temporaria chromosome 2, aRanTem1.1, whole genome shotgun sequence:
- the LOC120926774 gene encoding CYFIP-related Rac1 interactor A-like isoform X1 produces MGNLLKVLSYSDLEQCPTFFLDFEHAQPTEAETVVWNQVNSVLEEAQSILAELQSYRGAGQEIRQAIQNPLDLHLQEEAWRSVCPLVAKLKRFYEFSLRLENALHSLLEALTSPPYAPTQHLEREQALAKQFAEILHFTLSFDELKMTNPAIQNDFSYYRRTVSRNRLNNFQVDAECDVNNEMANRMSLFYADATPMLKTLSNATTKFVSENKSLPIEDTTDCLSTMACVCRVMLENPGYRSRFTSNETLLFCMRVMVGVIILYDHVHPVGAFAKTSKIDMKGCIKVLKDQPSTSTEGLLNALRYTTRHLNDDTTSKQIRALLQ; encoded by the exons ATGGGGAACCTTCTAAAAGTCTTGTCTTATAGCGACCTAGAACAGTGTCCCACTTTTTTCCTTGACTTTGAAC ATGCACAGCCCACGGAGGCAGAAACAGTAGTGTGGAATCAAGTCAACTCTGTCCTAGAAGAAGCCCAGAGTATCCTGGCTGAACTGCAATCATACCGGGGTGCTGGGCAGGAAATAAGACAG GCAATACAGAACCCATTGGATTTACATCTACAGGAAGAGGCATGGCGCTCTGTGTGTCCTCTAGTAGCCAAACTTAAACGCTTCTATGAATTCTCTCTACGACTTG AAAATGCACTGCACAGCCTGCTGGAAGCACTTACATCACCTCCGTATGCTCCAACACAACACCTGGAGAGAGAGCAGGCCCTGGCCAAACAGTTTGCTGAGATCCTGCATTTTACCCTTAGCTTTGATGAGCTCAAG ATGACAAATCCAGCAATACAAAATGACTTTAGTTATTACAGGCGGACTGTGAGTCGCAATCGACTAAATAACTTCCAG GTGGATGCAGAATGTGATGTAAACAATGAGATGGCCAATCGCATGTCTTTGTTCTATGCTGATGCTACACCAATGCTGAAAACGCTGAGCAATGCAACTACTAAGTTTGTTTCGGAG AACAAGTCTTTGCCAATTGAGGACACAACAGACTGTTTAAGTACTATGGCATGTGTATGCAGGGTTATGCTTGAGAACCC TGGTTACCGTAGCCGATTCACCAGCAATGAGACTTTGCTGTTCTGTATGCGAGTCATGGTTGGTGTAATTATCTTGTATGATCATGTACATCCTGTTGGAGCATTTGCAAAAACCTCAAAAATTGAT ATGAAAGGCTGCATCAAGGTACTGAAAGACCAGCCATCAACAAGCACAGAAGGGCTTCTCAATGCTCTCAG ATATACAACCCGTCACCTGAACGATGACACCACATCCAAGCAGATCAGAGCTCTTCTACAGTGA
- the LOC120926774 gene encoding CYFIP-related Rac1 interactor A-like isoform X2 translates to MGNLIKVLGKDLENCPHFFLDFENAQPTEAETVVWNQVNSVLEEAQSILAELQSYRGAGQEIRQAIQNPLDLHLQEEAWRSVCPLVAKLKRFYEFSLRLENALHSLLEALTSPPYAPTQHLEREQALAKQFAEILHFTLSFDELKMTNPAIQNDFSYYRRTVSRNRLNNFQVDAECDVNNEMANRMSLFYADATPMLKTLSNATTKFVSENKSLPIEDTTDCLSTMACVCRVMLENPGYRSRFTSNETLLFCMRVMVGVIILYDHVHPVGAFAKTSKIDMKGCIKVLKDQPSTSTEGLLNALRYTTRHLNDDTTSKQIRALLQ, encoded by the exons ATGCACAGCCCACGGAGGCAGAAACAGTAGTGTGGAATCAAGTCAACTCTGTCCTAGAAGAAGCCCAGAGTATCCTGGCTGAACTGCAATCATACCGGGGTGCTGGGCAGGAAATAAGACAG GCAATACAGAACCCATTGGATTTACATCTACAGGAAGAGGCATGGCGCTCTGTGTGTCCTCTAGTAGCCAAACTTAAACGCTTCTATGAATTCTCTCTACGACTTG AAAATGCACTGCACAGCCTGCTGGAAGCACTTACATCACCTCCGTATGCTCCAACACAACACCTGGAGAGAGAGCAGGCCCTGGCCAAACAGTTTGCTGAGATCCTGCATTTTACCCTTAGCTTTGATGAGCTCAAG ATGACAAATCCAGCAATACAAAATGACTTTAGTTATTACAGGCGGACTGTGAGTCGCAATCGACTAAATAACTTCCAG GTGGATGCAGAATGTGATGTAAACAATGAGATGGCCAATCGCATGTCTTTGTTCTATGCTGATGCTACACCAATGCTGAAAACGCTGAGCAATGCAACTACTAAGTTTGTTTCGGAG AACAAGTCTTTGCCAATTGAGGACACAACAGACTGTTTAAGTACTATGGCATGTGTATGCAGGGTTATGCTTGAGAACCC TGGTTACCGTAGCCGATTCACCAGCAATGAGACTTTGCTGTTCTGTATGCGAGTCATGGTTGGTGTAATTATCTTGTATGATCATGTACATCCTGTTGGAGCATTTGCAAAAACCTCAAAAATTGAT ATGAAAGGCTGCATCAAGGTACTGAAAGACCAGCCATCAACAAGCACAGAAGGGCTTCTCAATGCTCTCAG ATATACAACCCGTCACCTGAACGATGACACCACATCCAAGCAGATCAGAGCTCTTCTACAGTGA